Proteins from a single region of Demequina sp. NBRC 110054:
- the nrdG gene encoding anaerobic ribonucleoside-triphosphate reductase activating protein → MALDPNPRLWVAEKVSHGYVADYKPFSFVDGEGVRCSLYVSGCLFKCDGCFNEGAWSFRCGKPYDDALQEEILSDLAHESIQGLSLLGGEPFLNTQVALRIVQGLRERFGRSKDVWCWTGYTFEELCRDSDDKRALLAEVDVLVDGRYEHAMRDLTLPHRGSRNQRVLDARASLDADRAVPYLGVADPLGRLGDAERTGLAGAA, encoded by the coding sequence ATGGCTCTGGACCCGAACCCGCGGCTGTGGGTGGCTGAGAAGGTCAGCCACGGCTACGTGGCCGACTACAAGCCGTTCTCCTTCGTCGACGGCGAGGGCGTGCGTTGCAGCCTGTACGTGAGCGGGTGCCTCTTCAAGTGCGACGGATGCTTCAACGAGGGCGCATGGAGCTTCCGCTGCGGCAAGCCGTATGACGACGCGCTTCAGGAGGAGATCCTTTCGGATCTCGCGCACGAGTCGATCCAGGGCCTGTCGCTCCTCGGCGGGGAGCCGTTCCTCAACACGCAGGTGGCGCTGCGCATCGTCCAGGGCCTGCGAGAGCGCTTCGGGCGGAGCAAGGACGTGTGGTGCTGGACCGGCTACACGTTCGAGGAGCTGTGCCGCGACTCCGACGACAAGCGCGCGCTGCTCGCGGAGGTCGATGTGCTCGTCGACGGCCGCTACGAGCACGCGATGCGCGATCTCACGCTGCCCCATCGCGGCAGTCGGAACCAGCGCGTGCTCGACGCGCGCGCGTCCCTCGACGCGGATCGCGCGGTGCCGTACCTTGGCGTCGCGGACCCTCTGGGGAGGCTCGGCGACGCCGAGAGGACGGGCTTGGCGGGCGCCGCCTGA
- a CDS encoding AMP-binding protein → MTGTAHSADAGPDPVGGEDRPWFDFYGPSVPRTIGPLAERSLGQLVSDSASHHGDAIAFSNLGGTLSFREVDELATRFAAYLQHDLGLHRGDRIVIQMPNVLQYPVAFFGALRAGLIVVNANPLYTTREMAGVFKDAEPRAIVVLANFAHKVEEVLPSTSIEHVIVTQVGDLLPQPKRTLVNLVAAKVKKMVPAYSLPDAIGFRTALAKGKAERFTDPDIGPEDVALLQYTGGTTGGAKAAVLTHGNLLSNQEQFMAQIRATLGEEKQSTIIAALPLYHVFALTVNCLGFYRFGCHTVLITNPRDIKGFVKELDKSRPDGIMLVSTLAGALLDEPSFSQIDTSSMRLTVAGGMAVRTSVAERWKDTVGTDIIEGYGLTEASPVVSVNPTHIPPRVGTIGVPLPSTDVCIMDDDQNQVPVGTAGELAVRGPQVMRGYWNNEEETRRVLTSDGWLLTGDIAVIDEDGFFQIVDRKKEIIVASGFNVYPGEIEDAAMMHPLVAEAGAIPIPDERAGEVPKLFVVRRDESLTEEALKSFLKQRLTGYKRPRVVEFIDEMPKNNVGKVLRRVLREREAAAQ, encoded by the coding sequence ATGACCGGTACGGCTCACAGCGCCGACGCAGGACCGGACCCGGTCGGCGGAGAGGACCGTCCTTGGTTCGACTTCTACGGCCCCTCGGTCCCTCGCACCATCGGTCCGCTCGCGGAGCGCTCCCTCGGCCAGCTCGTCTCCGATAGCGCGAGCCATCATGGCGACGCCATCGCGTTCTCCAACCTCGGCGGCACGCTCTCGTTCCGCGAGGTCGATGAGCTTGCCACCCGCTTCGCCGCCTATCTGCAGCACGACCTCGGGTTGCACCGAGGCGACCGCATCGTCATCCAGATGCCGAACGTGCTCCAGTACCCGGTGGCGTTCTTCGGCGCGCTTCGTGCGGGCCTCATCGTCGTCAACGCGAATCCGCTGTACACGACCCGCGAGATGGCCGGGGTGTTCAAGGATGCCGAGCCACGCGCGATCGTCGTCCTCGCGAACTTCGCCCACAAGGTCGAGGAGGTCCTCCCCTCGACCTCGATCGAGCACGTGATCGTGACCCAGGTGGGCGACCTGCTTCCCCAGCCCAAGCGCACGCTCGTGAACCTCGTCGCCGCCAAGGTGAAGAAGATGGTGCCTGCCTACAGCCTCCCGGACGCGATCGGCTTCCGCACAGCGCTCGCCAAGGGCAAGGCCGAGCGCTTCACCGACCCCGACATCGGCCCCGAGGACGTGGCGCTGCTGCAGTACACGGGCGGGACGACCGGCGGCGCCAAGGCCGCGGTCCTCACGCACGGCAACCTGCTGTCCAACCAGGAGCAGTTCATGGCGCAGATCCGCGCCACGCTAGGTGAGGAGAAGCAGTCCACGATCATCGCGGCGCTGCCGCTCTATCACGTGTTCGCCCTCACCGTGAACTGCCTGGGCTTCTACCGCTTCGGCTGCCACACGGTGCTGATCACGAACCCGCGTGACATCAAGGGCTTCGTCAAGGAGCTCGACAAGTCGCGCCCCGACGGCATCATGCTCGTGAGCACCCTCGCGGGCGCGCTGCTGGACGAGCCCTCCTTCTCGCAGATCGACACGTCGTCGATGCGGCTCACGGTTGCGGGCGGCATGGCCGTCCGCACCTCCGTCGCCGAGCGATGGAAGGACACCGTCGGCACGGACATCATCGAGGGCTACGGGCTCACCGAGGCCTCCCCCGTGGTCTCCGTGAACCCCACGCACATCCCGCCGCGGGTGGGCACGATCGGGGTCCCCCTGCCCTCGACCGACGTCTGCATCATGGACGACGACCAGAACCAGGTACCGGTCGGAACCGCCGGCGAGCTCGCCGTGCGCGGACCCCAGGTCATGCGCGGCTACTGGAACAACGAGGAGGAGACGCGGCGCGTCCTCACCTCGGACGGCTGGCTGCTCACGGGCGACATCGCGGTCATCGACGAGGACGGCTTCTTCCAGATCGTCGACCGCAAGAAGGAGATCATCGTCGCGTCCGGGTTCAACGTGTACCCGGGCGAGATCGAGGACGCCGCGATGATGCACCCGCTCGTCGCGGAGGCCGGTGCCATCCCGATCCCCGACGAGCGTGCGGGCGAGGTTCCGAAACTCTTCGTGGTGCGTCGCGACGAGTCGCTCACCGAGGAGGCGCTCAAGTCGTTCCTCAAGCAGCGCCTCACCGGCTACAAGCGTCCCCGTGTGGTCGAGTTCATCGACGAGATGCCCAAGAACAACGTGGGCAAGGTACTGCGTCGAGTGCTGCGGGAGCGCGAGGCCGCGGCCCAGTAG
- a CDS encoding MaoC/PaaZ C-terminal domain-containing protein, with product MVPTGKGEARLPAGGVSLVDQGQDASRLAAYDRVCGFTLRDTVPPTWLHVLTFPLHVHLLGSPDSTVRLVGAVHVSNSMTLRRPVAASERLDITVRAENLRPHARGALLDLVGTIETAGETVWEGVSTYLSSGARVAGEPVEIPRAPFVPATPHATWRLGPDLGRRYRAVSHDPNPIHTSRVMARAFGFTRPLIHGMWTHAHALASLEGRLPEAFTTDVSFARPVLLPAKVGFTSRRTELGWEAAVTNADGSKPHLTMSVHE from the coding sequence ATGGTGCCCACCGGCAAGGGAGAGGCGCGGCTCCCCGCCGGCGGCGTCTCGCTCGTCGATCAGGGGCAGGACGCGAGCCGTCTCGCGGCGTACGACCGGGTCTGCGGCTTCACGCTCAGGGATACGGTCCCTCCCACCTGGCTGCACGTGCTCACGTTCCCCCTGCACGTCCACCTGCTCGGATCGCCGGACAGCACGGTCCGCCTGGTCGGAGCCGTCCACGTCAGCAACTCGATGACCCTTCGCCGGCCCGTCGCGGCGAGCGAGCGCCTCGACATCACTGTGCGTGCCGAGAACCTCCGCCCGCACGCGAGGGGCGCGCTGCTCGACCTTGTCGGGACGATCGAGACCGCGGGCGAGACTGTATGGGAGGGGGTCAGCACCTACCTGTCGTCCGGCGCTCGTGTCGCCGGCGAACCGGTCGAGATCCCGCGCGCACCGTTCGTCCCGGCCACCCCGCACGCGACCTGGAGACTCGGTCCCGATCTGGGGCGCAGGTACCGCGCCGTGTCCCACGACCCCAACCCCATCCACACGAGCCGCGTTATGGCGCGCGCCTTCGGCTTCACTCGGCCGCTCATCCACGGCATGTGGACCCACGCCCACGCCCTGGCCTCGCTCGAGGGCCGGCTCCCGGAGGCCTTCACGACGGACGTGTCCTTCGCGCGACCGGTACTGCTTCCGGCAAAGGTCGGTTTCACCTCACGACGGACGGAGCTCGGCTGGGAGGCCGCGGTGACCAACGCCGACGGCAGCAAGCCACACCTGACGATGTCGGTGCATGAGTGA
- a CDS encoding 3-oxoacyl-ACP reductase: protein MSALEAAYYSPVGRKVAAKAGLAEPPVLRRGRAYPSGAIVLAELGPSRLGRETLAVLGRPYEAPVIDSGDGDAPGYGDRIGALVVDATDLETLGELEGLRAVLRPALRGLERAGRIIILARPAAGGWEQRAVARALDGIDRTVGKELRRGATSNLILVDPAAGPSSLASTLEFLLQGRSAFVDGQTWTVGAADTAAPSEAPLAGRTVVVTGAARGIGAAIARTLARDGATIVAVDIPAAGESLAAVANEIAGTALQLDITAADAGTRIAAHVATRHAALHGIVHNAGITRDKLLANTDAARWASVVEVNLAAQMRINEVLLAPDQPGGLADGGRIVGVASTSGLAGNKGQANYAASKAGVAGLVQAMAPDLASRGITVNAVAPGFIETDMTARIPFVQREIFRRLNSLGQGGRPVDVAETIGYFLDPASQGVSGQIVRVCGQNVVGA, encoded by the coding sequence ATGTCCGCGCTCGAAGCCGCCTACTACTCCCCCGTCGGACGCAAGGTCGCGGCCAAGGCCGGACTCGCGGAGCCGCCGGTGCTGCGGCGTGGGCGCGCCTATCCCTCGGGGGCGATCGTGCTCGCCGAGCTCGGGCCGTCGCGTCTGGGCAGGGAGACCCTCGCCGTGCTCGGTAGGCCGTACGAGGCACCGGTGATCGACTCGGGCGACGGAGACGCCCCGGGCTACGGGGACCGCATCGGCGCGCTCGTGGTCGACGCCACCGACCTGGAGACCCTCGGAGAGCTCGAGGGTCTCCGCGCGGTGCTGCGGCCGGCCCTGCGCGGGCTCGAGCGGGCCGGACGGATCATCATCCTTGCGCGCCCGGCGGCGGGCGGCTGGGAGCAGCGCGCGGTCGCGCGTGCGCTCGACGGCATCGACCGCACGGTCGGCAAGGAGCTTCGCCGTGGGGCGACCTCGAACCTGATCCTCGTGGATCCGGCCGCCGGCCCGTCCTCGCTCGCGTCGACGCTCGAGTTCCTCCTGCAGGGGCGGTCCGCGTTCGTTGACGGGCAGACCTGGACGGTGGGCGCCGCCGACACTGCCGCGCCGAGCGAGGCTCCGCTCGCCGGCCGCACCGTCGTCGTGACCGGCGCCGCGCGGGGCATCGGCGCGGCCATCGCGCGCACCCTTGCGAGGGACGGCGCGACGATCGTGGCGGTCGACATCCCCGCCGCCGGCGAGTCACTTGCCGCCGTCGCGAATGAGATCGCGGGAACCGCGCTCCAGCTGGACATCACCGCTGCGGACGCCGGCACGCGTATCGCGGCGCACGTCGCGACGCGCCACGCGGCGCTGCACGGGATCGTCCACAATGCCGGGATCACGCGGGACAAGCTGCTCGCGAACACCGATGCCGCCCGTTGGGCCTCGGTGGTCGAGGTCAACCTTGCCGCCCAGATGCGCATCAATGAGGTCCTGCTCGCGCCGGACCAGCCCGGCGGCCTGGCAGACGGCGGCCGGATCGTCGGCGTCGCCTCGACCTCCGGACTGGCGGGCAACAAGGGCCAGGCGAACTACGCCGCGTCCAAGGCCGGAGTCGCGGGCCTGGTCCAGGCCATGGCTCCGGACCTCGCCTCGCGCGGGATCACGGTGAATGCCGTCGCGCCGGGCTTCATCGAGACGGACATGACTGCGCGCATCCCGTTCGTGCAGCGGGAGATCTTCCGACGGCTCAACAGCCTCGGTCAGGGCGGGCGGCCCGTCGACGTCGCCGAGACGATCGGGTACTTCCTCGACCCCGCGTCCCAGGGCGTGAGCGGTCAGATCGTCCGCGTGTGCGGGCAGAACGTGGTCGGTGCGTGA
- a CDS encoding acetyl-CoA C-acetyltransferase, with protein sequence MNHTVVVVGGNRTPFAKAGGALREASNHDLMTAAIDGLVARYGLAGTRVGEVAGGAVLKHPHDFNLTREAVLSSALAPDTPACDLQQACATGLEATVYLANKIALGQLTHGIAAGCDSTSDAPITVSGDLQRTLHAANRARTAQARIKALAGIRPSHLAPLAPRVEEPRTGLSMGEHQALTTVRWEVTREEQDEIAASSHRNLAKAWDDGFFDDLVTPFLGLSKDAILRPETTPEALAKLRPVFGGAAGTMTAGNSTALSDGAAAVLLADADWAAEQGLPILARVVDAEVAAVDHPGGADLLLAPVAATGRLLARQGLSIEDMDLIEIHEAFASTVAATLKAWADEEYCASVGLERPIGTIDRSRLNVTGSSLAVGHPFAATGARIVPTLAKLLHSRGPGSKGLISMCAAGGQGLVAILEAV encoded by the coding sequence ATGAACCACACCGTCGTGGTCGTTGGAGGAAACCGCACACCCTTCGCCAAGGCAGGAGGCGCGCTTCGCGAGGCATCGAACCATGACCTCATGACAGCCGCGATCGACGGGCTCGTCGCGCGCTACGGGCTCGCAGGCACCCGCGTCGGCGAGGTCGCGGGCGGTGCGGTCCTCAAGCACCCGCACGACTTCAACCTCACGCGAGAGGCCGTCCTCAGCTCCGCGCTCGCGCCCGACACCCCGGCCTGCGACCTCCAGCAGGCATGCGCGACCGGGCTCGAGGCGACGGTGTACCTCGCCAACAAGATCGCGCTCGGGCAGCTCACGCATGGCATCGCGGCCGGCTGCGACTCGACGTCGGACGCGCCGATCACCGTGAGCGGGGACCTGCAGCGCACCCTGCACGCCGCGAACCGCGCGCGCACGGCGCAGGCGAGGATCAAGGCGCTGGCCGGGATCCGGCCCTCGCACCTCGCGCCGCTCGCCCCGCGCGTCGAGGAGCCCCGCACGGGGCTTTCCATGGGAGAGCACCAGGCGCTGACGACCGTGCGCTGGGAGGTCACGCGTGAGGAGCAGGACGAGATCGCCGCGAGCTCCCACCGCAACCTCGCGAAGGCATGGGACGACGGCTTCTTCGACGACCTCGTCACCCCCTTCCTGGGCCTGTCCAAGGACGCGATCCTGCGTCCCGAGACGACACCCGAGGCCCTCGCGAAGCTCCGCCCCGTGTTCGGCGGCGCGGCGGGGACGATGACCGCGGGCAACTCCACCGCGCTGTCGGACGGCGCCGCCGCCGTGCTCCTCGCGGACGCCGACTGGGCGGCCGAGCAAGGCCTACCGATCCTCGCCCGGGTCGTCGACGCCGAGGTCGCCGCCGTCGACCATCCGGGAGGAGCCGATCTCCTGCTCGCCCCCGTCGCCGCCACGGGACGCCTGCTGGCTCGCCAGGGGCTGAGCATCGAGGACATGGACCTCATCGAGATCCACGAGGCCTTCGCCTCCACCGTCGCCGCGACTCTCAAAGCCTGGGCGGACGAGGAGTACTGCGCGTCCGTGGGACTCGAGCGTCCCATCGGCACCATCGACCGCTCCCGCCTCAACGTCACGGGGTCGTCGCTCGCCGTCGGCCACCCCTTCGCCGCGACCGGTGCGCGCATCGTCCCGACGCTCGCGAAGCTGCTCCATTCCCGAGGACCGGGCAGCAAGGGGCTGATATCGATGTGCGCCGCGGGCGGACAGGGGCTCGTCGCGATCCTGGAGGCCGTGTGA
- a CDS encoding TetR/AcrR family transcriptional regulator — MTEVKQDGRDTRWESHRAKRREELVSHALRAIRSQGAGIGMEEIAARAGTSKTVIYRHFGDRAGLYAAVVASVHAYIHEGLTATLEDSEAADLTALVAELADTYLRLVEQDPEIYRFTLHRPARADDDSLDPAGSLTAMISEHIGVALGERLVLAGRDAAPAETWAHGLVGFIRAAADHWMATDPRPPRDTVVAQITDLFAPAFTEAMRH, encoded by the coding sequence ATGACGGAGGTCAAGCAGGACGGCCGGGACACCCGCTGGGAGTCGCACCGCGCGAAGCGGCGCGAGGAGCTGGTGTCCCATGCGCTGCGCGCGATTCGATCGCAGGGCGCCGGCATCGGCATGGAGGAGATCGCGGCCCGCGCTGGCACCTCCAAGACCGTGATCTACAGGCATTTCGGCGACCGCGCGGGACTCTACGCCGCAGTTGTCGCGTCGGTGCACGCCTACATCCATGAGGGGCTCACCGCGACGCTAGAGGACTCGGAGGCCGCCGACCTCACCGCACTCGTCGCGGAGCTCGCCGACACCTACCTGCGGCTCGTCGAGCAGGACCCGGAGATCTACCGGTTCACCCTGCATCGTCCCGCGCGTGCCGACGACGACTCGCTCGACCCGGCGGGCTCGCTCACCGCGATGATCAGCGAGCACATCGGCGTGGCGTTGGGGGAGCGGCTCGTGCTCGCGGGCCGCGACGCCGCCCCCGCGGAGACGTGGGCGCACGGCCTCGTCGGCTTCATCAGGGCCGCGGCCGATCACTGGATGGCCACCGATCCCCGACCCCCGCGCGACACCGTCGTCGCGCAGATCACCGATCTCTTCGCCCCGGCGTTCACCGAGGCGATGCGGCACTGA
- a CDS encoding acyl-CoA dehydrogenase, whose product MTSTDTRPSSVPAESLTALGSRLRAALDGPFAAERGAARAAFPAQNLLRDPEMDIAESREWVLARLRELDGAGFGSAGVPNGADAVNDPLTAVVTFETLAHGDLSVTIKSGVQWGLFGGAVMNLGNAWHRDTYLPDITSLKLLGAFAMTELGHGSDVQGLETTITYIRETDEFDVHSPTPGATKAYLGNAATHGTMAAVFGQLVVDGVQHGVHTILVPIRDDAGADVPGVTTGDQGHKGGLLGVDNGTLRFDHLRVPRRMLLDRYGGVTAEGVYESSIENPNRRFFTMLGTLVRGRVCIAAASGIAARRALSISVRHALRRRQFAAPGRPDGVLLLDYQTHQRRLLPLVARSYALGFAQNELTGRLVHIQSGGAHTEADQRELELRAAGIKAMTSRFANDAVQEAREACGGAGYLSENRIVGIREDVDVFATFEGDNTVLLQLVAKGMLGSYAEEWKALDRAGMMQALTRAAGGAFAERTSARLLAERLADTARRGPEQTTLVDRGWHALMFEEREKHVLESLARRIRAASKSSGDRFEAINRLGGHMQFAARAHVERQVLDAFVEAIEGCDDREARAVLERVCSLYALSSIHDDRAWFMEHQRISTGRAKAIGDQIDALCRELRPHALPLVEGLGIPAEWLRAAVLED is encoded by the coding sequence ATGACGTCGACCGACACCCGACCCTCCTCCGTCCCCGCGGAGAGCCTCACCGCGCTCGGCTCGCGGCTGCGCGCCGCGCTCGATGGGCCCTTCGCCGCGGAGCGCGGTGCCGCGCGGGCGGCTTTCCCCGCCCAGAACCTGCTGCGGGATCCCGAGATGGACATCGCGGAGTCGCGAGAGTGGGTCCTCGCTCGCCTGCGCGAGCTGGACGGCGCCGGCTTCGGCTCCGCGGGGGTGCCGAACGGGGCGGACGCGGTCAACGATCCGCTCACGGCCGTCGTCACCTTCGAGACGCTCGCGCACGGTGACCTGTCGGTGACGATCAAGTCTGGGGTGCAATGGGGGCTTTTCGGGGGAGCGGTGATGAACCTCGGGAACGCCTGGCATCGGGACACGTATCTGCCCGACATCACCTCCCTCAAGCTTCTCGGCGCCTTCGCGATGACGGAGCTGGGCCACGGCTCCGACGTTCAGGGCCTCGAGACGACGATCACCTACATCCGCGAGACCGACGAGTTCGACGTCCACTCGCCCACGCCGGGCGCCACCAAGGCGTATCTCGGCAACGCGGCGACGCACGGCACGATGGCGGCCGTGTTCGGCCAGCTCGTGGTGGACGGGGTCCAGCACGGAGTCCATACGATCCTCGTGCCGATCAGGGACGATGCGGGAGCGGACGTCCCTGGCGTCACCACGGGGGACCAGGGCCACAAGGGCGGCCTGCTCGGCGTCGACAACGGCACGCTGCGCTTCGATCACCTCCGCGTGCCTCGCCGGATGCTGCTGGACCGGTACGGCGGCGTGACGGCGGAGGGCGTCTACGAGTCGTCGATCGAGAACCCGAACCGGCGCTTCTTCACGATGCTGGGCACGCTGGTGCGCGGGCGCGTGTGCATCGCCGCGGCCTCCGGCATCGCCGCGCGGCGTGCGCTGTCGATCTCGGTGCGCCATGCGCTGCGCCGTCGCCAGTTCGCTGCGCCGGGCCGCCCCGACGGGGTGCTGCTGCTCGACTATCAGACCCATCAGCGCCGGCTGCTCCCGCTCGTCGCGCGCTCCTACGCGCTCGGCTTCGCGCAGAACGAGCTGACGGGACGGCTCGTCCACATCCAGAGCGGGGGAGCGCACACCGAGGCGGACCAGCGCGAGCTCGAGCTGCGGGCCGCCGGCATCAAGGCGATGACCTCCCGCTTCGCGAACGACGCCGTCCAGGAGGCGCGCGAGGCGTGCGGCGGCGCGGGCTACCTGAGCGAGAACCGCATCGTCGGCATCCGCGAGGACGTCGACGTGTTCGCGACGTTCGAGGGCGACAACACGGTGCTGCTCCAGCTCGTGGCCAAGGGGATGCTCGGGTCGTACGCGGAAGAGTGGAAGGCTCTCGACCGCGCGGGCATGATGCAGGCGCTCACGCGTGCCGCGGGCGGAGCCTTCGCCGAGCGCACCTCGGCGCGCCTGCTCGCCGAGCGCCTCGCGGACACGGCTCGTCGAGGTCCCGAGCAGACGACCTTGGTGGATCGGGGCTGGCACGCGCTCATGTTCGAGGAGCGCGAGAAGCACGTCCTCGAGTCGCTCGCGCGCCGCATCCGGGCGGCGAGCAAGAGCTCGGGCGACAGGTTCGAGGCGATCAACCGCCTCGGCGGCCACATGCAGTTCGCGGCACGGGCCCACGTCGAGCGGCAGGTGCTCGACGCCTTCGTGGAGGCGATCGAGGGGTGCGACGACCGTGAGGCGCGCGCGGTCCTCGAGCGAGTGTGCTCGCTGTATGCGCTCAGCTCGATCCACGACGATCGGGCATGGTTCATGGAGCACCAGCGGATCTCGACCGGTCGTGCGAAGGCGATCGGCGACCAGATCGACGCGCTGTGCCGCGAGCTGCGGCCTCACGCGCTGCCGCTGGTCGAGGGGCTGGGCATCCCCGCCGAGTGGCTGCGCGCGGCGGTGCTGGAGGACTGA
- a CDS encoding glutathione peroxidase, with the protein MATVASLSDFSAVTLTGFERPLSDYAGNVVLVVNTASKCGLTPQFEGLESLYTALHDEGFEILGFPCNQFAKQEPGDATQIGEFCQRNYGVTFPMFDKIDVNGKGTHPLYQWMKQETSSWLRGGAIKWNFTKFLIARDGTVVKRYAPTAEPASLEADIRAELAKRA; encoded by the coding sequence ATGGCAACTGTTGCATCGCTCTCCGATTTCTCCGCCGTCACCCTCACGGGGTTCGAGCGGCCGCTCTCCGACTACGCCGGCAACGTCGTGCTCGTCGTCAACACCGCATCGAAGTGCGGGCTCACGCCTCAGTTCGAGGGTCTCGAGAGCCTCTACACGGCGCTCCACGACGAAGGCTTCGAGATCCTCGGCTTCCCGTGCAACCAGTTCGCCAAGCAGGAGCCTGGCGACGCCACCCAGATCGGCGAGTTCTGCCAGCGGAACTACGGCGTGACCTTCCCGATGTTCGACAAGATCGACGTCAACGGCAAGGGCACGCACCCGCTGTACCAGTGGATGAAGCAGGAGACGTCGAGCTGGCTGCGGGGCGGCGCGATCAAGTGGAACTTCACCAAGTTCCTCATCGCGCGCGACGGCACGGTCGTCAAGCGGTACGCGCCCACGGCGGAGCCCGCGTCGCTCGAGGCCGACATCCGCGCGGAGCTCGCCAAGCGCGCCTGA
- a CDS encoding MFS transporter — translation MRLALLALAIGGFGIGSTEFVAMGLLPDIARDLLPDLYAQDPDAALARAGLVISAYAAGVVVGAPTIAAIAARFPRKRLLTVLAVVFTVGTVASAMAPTFELVVAARFLAALPHGAYFGVAALVAAELMGPGKRGQAVSLVLTGLTIANVVGVPTITFLGQQAGWRVAYLAVAAIFALTAVAIVAVVPWQAGDPSATVRRELGAFTRPAVWFALLTGALGFGGFFAVYSYVSPLATGVTGTPESFVPWALVGLGLGMTVGNFVGGRLADRGAMKAVFQLFGAFAASLIVLALSASTVVGLLIGLFLVGATSSAISPAIQTRLMDVASDSQTMAAAVNHSALNIGNSLGAFLGGAVIAAGWGYLAPTWLGLALCVPGVVFALAGWAVTRRSAGAAEEAPAREYVSAAQ, via the coding sequence GTGCGCCTCGCGCTCCTCGCCCTCGCCATCGGCGGCTTCGGCATCGGCTCCACGGAGTTCGTGGCGATGGGGCTGCTGCCGGATATCGCTCGGGACCTGCTTCCCGACCTCTACGCCCAGGACCCGGACGCCGCGCTCGCGAGGGCCGGCCTCGTGATCTCCGCGTACGCCGCAGGTGTCGTGGTCGGCGCGCCGACCATCGCTGCGATCGCCGCGCGGTTCCCGAGGAAGAGGCTTCTCACCGTGCTCGCCGTGGTGTTCACCGTAGGCACGGTGGCGTCCGCGATGGCCCCGACGTTCGAGCTCGTGGTCGCGGCGCGCTTCCTCGCGGCACTGCCGCACGGCGCCTACTTCGGCGTCGCCGCGCTCGTGGCCGCCGAGCTGATGGGCCCGGGCAAGCGGGGGCAGGCGGTCTCGCTCGTCCTCACCGGCCTCACGATCGCTAACGTCGTCGGCGTGCCGACGATCACCTTCCTCGGCCAACAGGCCGGCTGGCGCGTGGCGTACCTCGCAGTGGCGGCGATCTTCGCCCTCACGGCGGTCGCCATCGTCGCCGTGGTGCCCTGGCAGGCCGGCGATCCCTCCGCGACGGTGCGCCGCGAGCTGGGGGCCTTCACGCGCCCAGCGGTCTGGTTCGCGCTGCTGACGGGCGCCCTCGGATTCGGAGGCTTCTTCGCCGTCTACAGCTACGTCTCGCCGCTCGCGACGGGGGTCACGGGGACGCCGGAATCGTTCGTGCCGTGGGCCCTCGTGGGCCTGGGACTGGGCATGACGGTCGGCAACTTCGTCGGAGGACGGCTCGCCGATCGCGGCGCGATGAAGGCGGTGTTCCAGCTGTTCGGCGCCTTCGCCGCGTCGCTGATCGTGCTCGCGCTCTCCGCGTCGACAGTGGTGGGACTGCTCATAGGCCTCTTCCTTGTCGGTGCGACGTCCTCGGCCATCTCGCCCGCGATCCAGACCCGGCTGATGGACGTCGCGAGCGACAGCCAGACGATGGCCGCGGCGGTGAACCATTCGGCGCTCAACATCGGCAACAGCCTCGGGGCCTTCCTCGGCGGAGCGGTGATCGCCGCGGGCTGGGGATACCTCGCGCCGACCTGGCTGGGGCTCGCCCTGTGCGTCCCCGGCGTGGTGTTCGCACTCGCGGGATGGGCCGTGACGCGCCGGAGCGCAGGCGCCGCCGAGGAGGCGCCTGCCAGGGAGTACGTCTCCGCCGCGCAGTGA